One segment of Nitrospira sp. DNA contains the following:
- a CDS encoding putative DNA-binding domain-containing protein, translated as MRLRDAQRTFAEGITDGRHQAVATMVASRTSAIRSVALYRRLIRTNYREALKATYPVLLRFVGRRYFDMLARGYLRAHPSISGDLFFYGQYLPTFLYELQVAPTPLLVELARLEWTCHEVHLAADSTPLSQEQLQTLASVDLSRVMIHFDLATRFLSFPIPVHRVWLALQPDAGPDEVVDLPLPEEETCVVVTRTGGKVHVTPLGKLDYLMLEALSQGADLTLVERRVMESDLEFDFQRFWATILNRRLITGFSVRETP; from the coding sequence ACAGATGGGCGGCATCAAGCCGTAGCGACTATGGTTGCATCGAGAACCTCGGCCATTCGAAGCGTCGCCCTCTATCGTCGTCTAATCCGAACGAATTATCGAGAGGCACTCAAAGCTACCTATCCAGTCTTGCTCCGGTTCGTCGGTAGACGCTACTTCGACATGCTCGCGCGAGGGTACCTCAGGGCTCATCCTTCGATCAGCGGAGATCTGTTCTTCTATGGGCAATATCTCCCCACATTTCTCTATGAATTACAGGTGGCCCCTACCCCATTGTTGGTGGAATTGGCACGGCTGGAATGGACCTGTCATGAGGTGCACCTAGCGGCGGATTCAACTCCGCTTTCACAAGAACAACTCCAGACACTCGCCTCGGTCGATCTGTCTCGCGTGATGATCCACTTCGATTTGGCGACGAGATTCCTATCCTTCCCCATCCCGGTCCATCGAGTCTGGCTAGCCCTGCAACCGGATGCCGGCCCTGACGAAGTCGTCGACCTACCGCTGCCGGAAGAGGAAACCTGTGTTGTTGTGACGCGAACGGGTGGGAAGGTCCATGTCACACCCCTAGGCAAATTGGACTATCTGATGCTGGAGGCCTTGTCACAAGGAGCCGATCTGACGTTGGTTGAACGGAGAGTGATGGAGTCTGATCTCGAGTTCGATTTTCAGCGCTTTTGGGCCACCATCCTGAATCGGAGACTGATCACCGGCTTTTCTGTGAGGGAGACGCCATGA